In Desulfurococcaceae archaeon MEX13E-LK6-19, the genomic window GGAACGACCCAACAATAGTACCAAAAAAGATCAACGGAAAACAAGACGACCCAAGATGCAACAAACCATGGAACTGGAACCACCCACCACATAAATAACCACTAAGGCATTATTTTAAGGCATAAGTAATCAATATCGATTAAGTATTCTCTCTAACTTAAGTCAATTAAATTAACATATTTCAAGTATATAACATATCGAGTTTTCATACAGTGATGCAATAGGAAGCCTTATATTCCCTGTCTTGCATCCCATACTAACACTGGACACTATCTTGGGGCCCGCCTGAAAATGACGCTCCTAGCACAACTAGTAGCTCAGCAGAAAGACCCTAGTGAAGAAGTTAAGCAAAGAGCAGAGGAGATACTCAAGGAGATTCTTCTCCCCAAAACACTTGACCGAGTGGTTCTTCTGAGGTATCTCAGGCGGGCCCTAAACAATGGTGCTTGGTACACGTTGGCCCGGGCCCAAAGAGCCCTACTATGGCTGGTAGCCAAGACAATAGACCATGTAAGGAGCCCCGTGCTAAACCAAATACTCAAAAACATACTCCTACGAATTGAGCTAACAACATTCCGGGCCCGGGCCCTATACTACGGCATCATACTTTATATACAAAAACATTTGAATTACATTCTTATAAAAGTAGGACATATATTGGAAAAACTTAATGAAATATTCTATTTAGGATTAGATTATTTAAACAAACCATTAATATACAGGACATATAGTTGAAACAAAATTGTTTAACATATTTGATATCATAGCCTTAATTATTGCAGGATTGCATTTCGGAGTACCAATAATTTATTACTTTTATCTTAAAGTAAGATGGTTACAAAGATCTTGGAATATAAGAATGAACTTAAACTATAAACCAAAAGTTACTATAGTAATACCTACATATAATGAAGCGAGATATATAGAAAAGAAACTAGAAAATATTTATCAACAAAGATATCCTAAAGAAAAGATGAAGGTTATAGTGGTTGACTCGAATAGTAATGATGGAACAGTTGATATTGTCAGGAAATGGAGTAGAAAACATAACGACTTACCTATAGAAGTAATTCAAGAAAATAAAAGGGAAGGAAAACTAAAAGCTATTCTCAAAGCCTTACCCAAAGCTATTATAGATAGCGACTTAATTATTCTGACAGATGCTGACGCTTTTTGGGACAGAGACGCTATTACTAACGCAGTCAAGTATTTCGCTGATCCACAGGTTGGTGTTGTAACTGCATCAATGAGATATTTACAGAAAAGACATGTAGAAGATAAGTACAGGATGTTCTACAATATTGTACGTATTTGCGAATCTAAAATACATAGTACGCCAGTACATAATGGCCCCTTTCAAATGTTTCGTTCTAACTTGCTTAGAAGATATTTTATTCCCGATTTTAGTGGTGCAGATGATAGTTCGTTCGGATCCTATATAGCCTTTACAGGATACAGAGCAATTCAAGTAGATGACGTGATTGTATACGAACCACTAAGACATAGTACTTTCAGAAGAAAGGTTAGAAGAGCACAGCATCTTATAGTAAATTTTATGAAGACAAAAAAATTCGCTATTAGAAAAGGTGTTTACAAAAAATCTATCTTTGATAAAATATGGAAAATTGAGTGGTACCTAAATATTATTAATCCTTGGCTCTTACTTACTGCCACAATAATGTTAATCTTTAATGCAGTATACAACAAAAGTGTAGCATCGGTTTTAACTCTAATTTTTGGAGGTCTCTTTATGTTCGTAGATACGTTTTCTGTGTGGATCACTCAACAAATTTATTTAATAATAGCATTGATAAAGAACTTACATTCCATACCAGAAACTTGGTAATATTTACTGTTACCTAAAGTAATGTTGAAAATACTATTCATTACACCTAGGTACTACCCTCATATAGGTGGAGTGGAGTACGTTGTCAAATCAGTAGTCGAAGAATTAGTCAAGATGCCTATATTTGTACAAATAAAAGTTCTGGCAGGCTCCCATAGTATCTCGAAAGTTAAAATAATAAAGAAAGGTAATATGGAAGTCATTTATTGGCCTACAATTGTTTACAGGGAATCTTATTTTATACCTAAATATAAGTTATTGTTTGAAAAATATTTGCTTAAACTAAGTAAAGATATTGATATAATACACATACACAATGTACATTCTGTTTTTGCGGTGCAATCATATCATGTATTGAAAAAATGCAATTACAAAGAGAAAGTTCTCGTGGTTACTCCATACTATCATGGTAAAGCTCATAGTTTCTTTAGAAATATTTTATGGCCTTTTTGGAAAAAAATGGTAAAGGAGCTTCTTCTTAATGCAGACAAAGTTCACACAGTATCTAAATATGAGGCTTATTTAGTGAAAAAAGATTTCAATGTTAAAGCTATTCCTATAGAAAATGGTGTATCCGACATTGTTTTCAAATATAAATGGTGCCCTGAAAATTATGTATTGTATTCTGGTAGAATAGTTAAATATAAAAACATACATATTTTAGGAAAACTTGTAGCAATATTGAATAAAGAGTATGGTTATGATCTCGAATTCAAAATTATAGGAAATGGTCCTTATCTAAAGGATCTTGTAAAATATCTAAAGAAAATAAACATAAAATATTCAATATATGGATATAAGCCTTACAAAGAATATCTTGAAGTGGTTTCTAAAGCTAAATTTATGGGTTTACTCTCATCTCAGGAATCTTTTCCGCAAAGTGTAAATGAAGCCAATGCTATAGGTACGCCTGTAATAGTTAATATGCCTTGGGGAATAAACTTCAAAAACCGTCCACGGACGTTAGTAGTTGATCTCTATCATCAAAATATAATTCAGGTTGCTAATAAAGTGCAAAACTTTATGCTTTCATGTAATAAACAGCCAAGACCTATCGTTAAATCATGGAAAGAGATCGCTAAGATGTATGTAGAAAAACTATATAATCTATAAAGATCTGAATACTCATAACTGCTTATCTGTCTGTAAGAAAGGAATGAATAGAATAGATTTGGTAATTTGGTGAAAGAAATGCAATATAATGTCTTGGTTACCGGGGGCGCAGGTTTCATAGGTTCTCACTTAGCTGAACGCCTTGCAAAAAAAGGCATGTTTGTTAGAATCATAGATAATTTTAGTACAGGGTCTTGGGATAATTTAAAGTTTTTGAAACAAAAAAATAATGTTGAAATAGTAAACGGTGATCTAAAGAATGATGAACTTTATCAAAGAAATATACTTGATAATATTGATGTAGTATTTCATTTTGCAGCAAATCCTGAAGTACGTATAAGTAGTACATTACCTGAGGTACATTTTAATGAAAATATAGTTGCAACATTCAAATTGCTTGAAGCAATAAGGAAAAAGGGTAACGTTAAGACGATTGTTTTTGCGTCATCGAGTAGCGTCTACGGGGAACCAAAAACAATTCCTGTAACTGAAGACGCTCCAATAAGACCCGTTTCCGTTTATGGTGCAAGTAAAGCCGCCTGTGAGGTACTCATACATTCTTATAGTACTTTATATGGTATAAGAGCTATTATATTAAGATATGCTAACGTAGTTGGTCCAAGATTAAGACATGGCGTCATATATGATTTTTATATGAAGTTAATGAGAGACCCTTATGAATTGGAAATTCTTGGTGACGGATTACAAGTCAGAAGTTTCATATATATTTCTGACGCTATAGATGCAACTTTACTAACTGTAGAAAAAACAAAAACTATGTTTGAAGTTTTTAATGTTGCATCGGAAGATTGGATCACTATAAATGATGTCGCAAACATTGTACTTAGAGTCCTAGGTCTTAATCGTACAAAAATACGGTATAAACCACTTTATCATGGAATTGGATGGCCTGGGGATGTTAAAAAGATAGCGTTGTCTATCTCTAAAATTAAAAAGCTTGGATTTAAGCCAAAATATACTAGTAAAGAGGCAGTGGAACTTACAATAAAAAGTTACTTGGAAGACTAGAAAATATCTGGGAATCATGATTCAAACAAAATTAATCATATGGTTAAATAATAAGAATGAAAATTAGTATAATAATACCTACTAAGAACTCTGCAAAAACTCTTAGTCTTTGTCTTAAGAGTATAGTAATGCAAACGTATCCAAAAAGAAAATATGAAGTCATTATTGTTGACGGATATAGTACTGACGGTACTATAGATATAGCGAAACAATATGGATGCAAAATTATTTTCTCAAATAAAAAACCTCTAGGAGCACGGTTAGAGGGGCTCAAGGTTGCTAAAGGTGATATAATAGTTTTTCTGGATGCCGATCACATAATTAAAAGACCTAATCTGTTGGATGATATTGAGAGAACAATTGATAAAGGAATAGATATGGTTCACCTCGAAGAACATACTTTTAAACCTAGGACCTTGATTCAGAAACTCATAGCTGCTGATAAGAAAACCATGCAAGATATTTCATATAGACTAAATCCTCTACATGGGGTATTGTATCCTCGTGTATTTAGAAGAAACGTTGTGGAGAAAGCTTATAAAAACATCCCATTAGTATTTTTGTGGAACGTTTATGAACATGAAGAAGCTATATTATTTTATGAGTGCTTAAAGATCTCTAAAAAGTTTGCTTCAATAAAAAACGCTCTTTATCACGTAGATGTGGATACCTTTGTTGAATTCTTCAAAAAAATATCTAAATACGGAAGTATGGATATGCAGGTTAAGAGATTCTCTAGATACATACCTATAATTAGACGTAAGCAGTTCTTTAGGTTAAAGGAAATACCATATTTGTTGTTATATAAAGAAGATGGAGTGAAAACATTAATATTACTAATGTTAAGAGTTATTGCATATAATTACGGGAAAATAAGAAGGCATGGTCTCTAGAATTCTCGTTGTTAGCGAAAGATATCCTCCTGAGGGTACCGGAGGATCATATGCTACACATATGATCGTTAAATTGCTTGCAAAAACAAAAAAATATCGAATAACAGTACTTACAGCAACATTAAATCCATATAGACTTCAAAACGTACAATATATCAGCATACCTTATACACTATCTTCCTCAAAATATTGTATATGGGCAGAGCAAATTATAAAGTCTAATCTTATTAGAAAGCTTATAAATAAACATGACATAATTTACATAACAGATCATTCGTATATATTAATCCCACTGGCTTGGAAAGAAGAAAAGAAAATAATAGTCCATCTACATGATTATCAACCAATTTCAGCATCATCTGTATTAATTTACTGGAATGGGCATACATTAAACTCTAAATACTCAACTTTATACTATGAAATTCTTCAAAAACGAAGCTTGGCAAGAGGCATTGTTTCGTTTTTACTAAGTTTTGTCAATGATGTTGTCTCGCAACATATAGCTCTAGCTGA contains:
- a CDS encoding SDR family NAD(P)-dependent oxidoreductase, yielding MQYNVLVTGGAGFIGSHLAERLAKKGMFVRIIDNFSTGSWDNLKFLKQKNNVEIVNGDLKNDELYQRNILDNIDVVFHFAANPEVRISSTLPEVHFNENIVATFKLLEAIRKKGNVKTIVFASSSSVYGEPKTIPVTEDAPIRPVSVYGASKAACEVLIHSYSTLYGIRAIILRYANVVGPRLRHGVIYDFYMKLMRDPYELEILGDGLQVRSFIYISDAIDATLLTVEKTKTMFEVFNVASEDWITINDVANIVLRVLGLNRTKIRYKPLYHGIGWPGDVKKIALSISKIKKLGFKPKYTSKEAVELTIKSYLED
- a CDS encoding glycosyltransferase family 4 protein, which translates into the protein MLKILFITPRYYPHIGGVEYVVKSVVEELVKMPIFVQIKVLAGSHSISKVKIIKKGNMEVIYWPTIVYRESYFIPKYKLLFEKYLLKLSKDIDIIHIHNVHSVFAVQSYHVLKKCNYKEKVLVVTPYYHGKAHSFFRNILWPFWKKMVKELLLNADKVHTVSKYEAYLVKKDFNVKAIPIENGVSDIVFKYKWCPENYVLYSGRIVKYKNIHILGKLVAILNKEYGYDLEFKIIGNGPYLKDLVKYLKKINIKYSIYGYKPYKEYLEVVSKAKFMGLLSSQESFPQSVNEANAIGTPVIVNMPWGINFKNRPRTLVVDLYHQNIIQVANKVQNFMLSCNKQPRPIVKSWKEIAKMYVEKLYNL
- a CDS encoding glycosyltransferase family 2 protein, yielding MKISIIIPTKNSAKTLSLCLKSIVMQTYPKRKYEVIIVDGYSTDGTIDIAKQYGCKIIFSNKKPLGARLEGLKVAKGDIIVFLDADHIIKRPNLLDDIERTIDKGIDMVHLEEHTFKPRTLIQKLIAADKKTMQDISYRLNPLHGVLYPRVFRRNVVEKAYKNIPLVFLWNVYEHEEAILFYECLKISKKFASIKNALYHVDVDTFVEFFKKISKYGSMDMQVKRFSRYIPIIRRKQFFRLKEIPYLLLYKEDGVKTLILLMLRVIAYNYGKIRRHGL
- a CDS encoding glycosyltransferase, whose amino-acid sequence is MFNIFDIIALIIAGLHFGVPIIYYFYLKVRWLQRSWNIRMNLNYKPKVTIVIPTYNEARYIEKKLENIYQQRYPKEKMKVIVVDSNSNDGTVDIVRKWSRKHNDLPIEVIQENKREGKLKAILKALPKAIIDSDLIILTDADAFWDRDAITNAVKYFADPQVGVVTASMRYLQKRHVEDKYRMFYNIVRICESKIHSTPVHNGPFQMFRSNLLRRYFIPDFSGADDSSFGSYIAFTGYRAIQVDDVIVYEPLRHSTFRRKVRRAQHLIVNFMKTKKFAIRKGVYKKSIFDKIWKIEWYLNIINPWLLLTATIMLIFNAVYNKSVASVLTLIFGGLFMFVDTFSVWITQQIYLIIALIKNLHSIPETW